Proteins found in one Crassostrea angulata isolate pt1a10 chromosome 3, ASM2561291v2, whole genome shotgun sequence genomic segment:
- the LOC128177563 gene encoding uncharacterized protein LOC128177563: MGIKRKSDEMELEGNQRQSVLNISMCKLQNPTGKKVEPSLLKSVLILNTLKHIETELRKEGISSELPPSASLSFHNNSENFTMDVLPLDSLDGSSDYIEQDMSDLHINGNLHQGMDSAEDQSISKAPLPPFETFVELSNSSNHNANSSPKNKVSGPKFDIWSSSLPTNIPFKMEDVFGDTDLSQCDFDIFTSLSSTIKLTPLSAEEVLHSFPSNTLSDSYQTFLSTSCKSDILPEEIDNIMQILVGT; the protein is encoded by the coding sequence ATGGGGATCAAACGCAAGTCAGATGAAATGGAATTGGAGGGAAATCAAAGACaatctgttttaaatatatCCATGTGTAAGCTCCAAAACCCGACAGGGAAAAAAGTAGAGCCATCGCTTCTTAAATCTGTACTTATTTTAAACACTTTGAAACATATAGAAACAGAACTTAGAAAAGAAGGCATAAGTAGCGAGTTGCCACCCTCTGCCAGTCTCTCATTTCACAATAATTCCGAAAACTTCACCATGGATGTACTTCCTCTGGATTCCTTAGATGGTTCCAGTGATTACATAGAACAAGACATGTCGGACCTTCACATCAATGGAAACCTCCATCAGGGGATGGACAGTGCCGAGGACCAAAGCATTTCCAAAGCACCTCTCCCTCCATTTGAGACATTTGTAGAACTTTCTAACTCAAGCAATCACAATGCCAACAGCTCACCAAAGAATAAGGTCTCAGGCCCAAAATTTGACATCTGGAGCTCCAGCCTTCCGACCAACATACCCTTCAAAATGGAGGATGTATTTGGTGACACCGATTTATCCCAGTGTGACTTTGATATCTTTACATCACTCTCATCAACTATCAAGTTGACACCTTTAAGTGCCGAGGAGGTTCTTCATTCATTTCCCTCCAATACTTTGTCCGATTCTTACCAAACTTTCCTGTCAACGTCATGTAAAAGCGATATTCTTCCAGAGGAAATCGACAATATTATGCAGATTTTGGTAGGAACGTAG